The following proteins are encoded in a genomic region of Corynebacterium atypicum:
- a CDS encoding SLC5/6 family protein — protein MTIAKTNANLETGLTEPVDPAAVPAWNKNDTLWMLSLFGTAIGAGVLFLPINAGIGGIIPLIIMTIIALPMAYWAHRAMTRFVLSGTVEGGDITDTVTEHFGSTAGAIMTVLYFLSIYPILLVYSVTITNTVSSFMEHQLHMNPPNRGLLSFILIAALILIVRMGKDMVVKVMSTLVFPFIAVLVALSLFLIPQWNTALFSTFSLESAKASSGHSLLVTLLLLVPVIVFSFNHSPIISSFATTYREEYGAAADVKTGKTLFHAEALMVVVVMFFVFSCALSLTPENLAEAKEQNITILSYLANHFDSPIIAWVAPIIAMVAVAKSFLGHYLGAAEGFEGLVIKAAKAGNKEIGHTKTLATATLIFMLVTSWLIAWANPSILGMIETICGPTIAIILFLLPMYAIHKVPALKRFRGTFSNVFTTVIGCIAVITIFYNIYAAF, from the coding sequence GCCAATTTGGAGACGGGTCTAACCGAACCCGTTGATCCTGCGGCAGTTCCGGCCTGGAATAAGAACGACACCCTCTGGATGCTCAGCCTGTTTGGCACCGCCATCGGCGCAGGCGTCCTCTTCCTGCCCATCAACGCCGGCATCGGCGGCATCATCCCGCTGATCATCATGACGATCATCGCGCTGCCGATGGCCTACTGGGCACACCGCGCCATGACCCGCTTCGTGCTCTCCGGCACCGTCGAAGGCGGCGACATCACCGACACGGTTACCGAGCACTTCGGTTCCACGGCCGGCGCCATCATGACCGTGCTGTACTTCCTGTCGATCTACCCGATCCTCCTGGTGTACTCGGTGACCATCACCAACACGGTGTCCTCGTTCATGGAGCACCAGCTACACATGAACCCGCCGAACCGCGGCCTGCTCTCCTTCATCCTCATCGCCGCGCTGATCCTCATCGTGCGCATGGGCAAGGACATGGTGGTCAAGGTTATGTCCACGCTGGTCTTCCCGTTCATCGCGGTCCTCGTAGCACTCTCGCTCTTCTTGATCCCGCAGTGGAACACCGCGCTGTTCAGCACCTTCAGCCTGGAGTCCGCTAAGGCCAGCTCCGGCCACTCGCTCCTGGTCACCCTGCTGTTGCTGGTGCCCGTCATCGTCTTCTCGTTCAACCACTCGCCGATCATCTCCTCGTTTGCTACCACCTACCGTGAGGAGTACGGCGCTGCGGCCGACGTCAAGACCGGCAAGACGCTATTCCACGCCGAGGCCCTCATGGTCGTCGTCGTCATGTTCTTCGTCTTCTCCTGCGCGCTCTCGCTGACCCCGGAGAACCTGGCGGAGGCCAAGGAACAGAACATCACCATCCTGTCCTACCTGGCTAACCACTTCGACAGCCCGATCATCGCCTGGGTCGCCCCGATCATCGCTATGGTCGCCGTGGCCAAGAGCTTCCTTGGCCACTACCTCGGCGCGGCAGAGGGCTTCGAAGGCCTCGTCATTAAGGCCGCCAAGGCTGGCAACAAGGAGATCGGCCACACCAAGACGCTCGCCACCGCGACCCTGATCTTCATGCTGGTTACCTCCTGGCTGATCGCCTGGGCTAACCCCTCCATCCTGGGCATGATCGAAACGATCTGCGGCCCGACCATCGCCATCATCCTCTTCCTGCTGCCGATGTACGCGATCCACAAGGTCCCGGCCCTCAAGCGCTTCCGTGGCACGTTCTCCAACGTGTTCACCACCGTGATCGGCTGCATCGCCGTGATCACGATCTTCTACAACATCTACGCGGCGTTCTAA
- a CDS encoding L-serine ammonia-lyase, translating to MFLSIVDMFKIGIGPSSSHTLGPMKAGKAFADDITSTGLIEHTSRVQVDLYGSLSLTGKGHATDKAVVMGLAGNVPETVDIDAMPGFLANVSETGFLPIGDSQTLVRFPKELGVVFHVDSLPLHENGMTITALDADNAVVFKKTYYSIGGGFIVDEEHFGSILADLTDVPFEFSTAREMLDLCERHNLSIPELSRANEEAAIGATAMREHLAKVRAVMEEGIERGTTTDGILPGKLQVPRRAKALKARIDSGELPKTWETFNWVNMFAMAINEENAAGGRVVTAPTNGACGVVPAVMAYYNQLIEPVTDQMFEDYILTCTQIGKLYKLNASISGAEVGCQGEVGVACSMAAGGLAQLMGGTPEQVCIAAEIAMEHNLGLTCDPVCGQVQVPCIERNAVGGVDAINAANMALQRESAPRVQLDDVITTMYQTGKDMDPKYRETSQGGLALVVVGKKPMPCS from the coding sequence ATGTTCTTAAGCATCGTTGATATGTTCAAGATCGGCATCGGCCCCTCGAGTTCGCACACCCTTGGGCCCATGAAGGCCGGCAAAGCCTTCGCCGACGACATCACCAGCACTGGGCTGATCGAGCACACCTCCCGGGTGCAGGTCGATCTCTACGGCTCGCTGTCCCTGACGGGCAAGGGCCACGCCACCGACAAGGCCGTCGTCATGGGCCTGGCCGGCAACGTTCCGGAAACCGTGGATATTGACGCCATGCCGGGCTTTTTGGCCAACGTCTCCGAAACGGGATTCCTGCCCATCGGTGACTCTCAGACCCTGGTGCGCTTCCCCAAGGAACTCGGCGTTGTCTTCCACGTCGACTCGCTGCCGCTGCATGAAAATGGCATGACGATCACCGCCCTGGATGCCGATAACGCAGTGGTGTTCAAGAAGACCTACTACTCCATCGGCGGCGGCTTCATCGTCGACGAGGAGCACTTCGGTTCCATCCTCGCCGATCTCACCGACGTTCCCTTCGAGTTCTCCACTGCCCGCGAGATGCTGGACCTCTGCGAGCGCCACAACCTTTCCATCCCGGAGCTTTCTCGCGCCAACGAGGAGGCCGCCATCGGCGCGACCGCGATGCGCGAGCACCTGGCTAAGGTCCGTGCGGTGATGGAAGAGGGCATCGAGCGCGGCACCACCACAGACGGCATCCTCCCGGGTAAGCTTCAGGTACCCCGCCGGGCGAAGGCGCTGAAGGCGCGCATCGACTCCGGCGAGCTGCCCAAGACTTGGGAGACGTTCAACTGGGTCAACATGTTCGCCATGGCCATCAACGAGGAAAACGCCGCCGGCGGGCGAGTAGTTACCGCGCCGACCAACGGTGCCTGCGGCGTGGTCCCGGCCGTCATGGCCTACTACAACCAGTTGATCGAGCCGGTGACGGATCAGATGTTTGAGGATTACATCCTTACCTGCACCCAGATCGGCAAGCTCTACAAGCTCAACGCCTCCATCTCGGGCGCTGAGGTCGGCTGCCAAGGCGAGGTCGGCGTGGCGTGCTCCATGGCCGCTGGCGGGCTGGCTCAGCTCATGGGCGGCACCCCGGAGCAGGTCTGCATCGCCGCAGAAATCGCCATGGAGCACAACCTGGGGTTGACCTGCGACCCGGTCTGCGGCCAGGTCCAGGTGCCCTGCATCGAGCGCAACGCCGTCGGCGGCGTAGATGCGATCAACGCGGCAAACATGGCCCTGCAGCGCGAATCTGCCCCGCGCGTCCAGCTCGACGACGTGATCACCACGATGTACCAGACCGGCAAGGACATGGACCCGAAGTACCGGGAAACCTCTCAGGGTGGCCTGGCCCTCGTCGTCGTGGGCAAGAAGCCCATGCCGTGTAGTTAA